A single Fusarium oxysporum Fo47 chromosome IV, complete sequence DNA region contains:
- a CDS encoding HAD-like domain-containing protein, giving the protein MASSDTPALKNDPKFIFFTDFDGTVTTADSNDYMTDNLGFGVERRRQLNKDVLYGNMHFRDSFVEMLDSVKTPFDECIQILLKNIKLDPGFKEFYDWAQENNVPIVILSGGMTPVIRALLDTLLGPGWDIQIVSNDVKAREGKTLKDEGGWQIEFHDDSIHGHDKSIEIRKYSSLPNRPTMFYAGDGVSDLSAAKETDLLFAKADKDLVTWCENENVPFVTFRDWSSITQTVKDIAAGTVSVKDAARGRI; this is encoded by the exons ATGGCTTCCTCCGATACCCCAGCTCTCAAGAACGATCCCAAGTTCATCTTCTTTACCGACTTTGACGGAACAGTCACCACCGCCGATTCTAATGACTACATGACCGACAACCTTGGCTTCGGCGTTGAACGCCGTCGCCAACTTAACAAGGACGTTCTTTATGGAAACATGCATTTCCGCGACAGCTTCGTTGAGATGCTGGACAGCGTCAAGACCCCTTTCGACGAGTGCATCCAgattcttctcaagaacattAAGCTTGACCCTGGCTTCAAGGAGTTCTACGACTGGGCTCAGGAGAACAATGTCCCCATTGTCATTCTCAGTGGCGGCATGACCCCTGTCATTCGAGCTCTACTGGACACTCTTCTGGGTCCTGGTTGGGATATTCAGATTGTCAGCAACGATGTGAAGGCTCGAGAGGGTAAGACTCTTAAGGATGAGGGAGGCTGGCAAATCGAGTTCCATGATGACAG TATTCATGGCCATGACAAGTCTATCGAGATCCGAAAGTACTCTTCGCTTCCTAACCGACCTACCATGTTCTACGCTGGTGATGGTGTCTCTGATCTCTCAGCCGCTAAGGAGACCGATCTGCTGTTTGCCAAGGCCGACAAGG ACCTTGTTACCTGGTGTGAGAACGAGAACGTTCCCTTCGTCACATTCCGTGACTGGTCTAGCATCACTCAGACTGTCAAGGACATTGCGGCTGGTACCGTCTCTGTCAAGGATGCTGCCCGTGGCCGTATCTAA
- a CDS encoding Mdm33 family-domain-containing protein: protein MQPFARPAVRLVWNHARFGLDRSTRPGRSCWEPSIVQSSTICVRCNFQAIGLRARLYSTERPPRDSERSSRTNKDVEDELESILKPRPNFFKELQPPADIPKLEDVKSTNATSESAAPKDTKPEPPKAETDTKSSDEASQSQAPSGLQNLRHLTLNHMNELKERFSGAMDRLQSRAMNASQTLNDITGYTDIEAIKHQNAKLEADLAAAHERVREARQEYKTSNASRATTQREVTTLLARKDSWSPIDLERFTELYRADHTLEGKVASSQEALTEAEMEEQRLSQQLNAGILKRYHEEQIWSDRIRRASTWGTWGLMGMNFLLFVILQFVAEPWKRRRLVRGVVAEEKAVLEEVRGELEQVKLAIENQKTLSTVEGTPEAEAEATAEAVASENVLPGESLMVEETNSSQEPVATFESVAEAPFSGPLPTRTWQEALMDPEWWKAKSQDIYSERRIDLRMRDVSLLVLEGALAGAVFTGSIALLLVRRS from the coding sequence ATGCAGCCGTTTGCTCGTCCTGCGGTTCGGCTTGTCTGGAACCATGCGCGATTTGGGCTTGATCGATCCACGAGGCCCGGGAGGTCTTGCTGGGAGCCCTCGATAGTGCAGAGCTCAACAATATGTGTGCGATGCAATTTTCAGGCCATTGGTCTCCGAGCAAGACTCTATTCGACGGAGCGACCACCGAGGGATTCCGAGAGGAGTTCAAGGACGAATAAAGATGTCGAGGATGAGCTTGAATCTATACTTAAACCTCGGCCAAACTTTTTCAAAGAGCTTCAACCGCCTGCCGATATACCCAAGCTGGAAGATGTCAAATCTACCAATGCGACTTCCGAAAGCGCTGCCCCTAAAGACACAAAACCCGAGCCACCCAAGGCCGAGACAGATACAAAGTCTAGCGATGAAGCCTCTCAATCGCAAGCACCATCAGGTCTTCAAAACCTGCGACACCTTACCCTGAACCATATGAACGAATTGAAGGAGAGGTTTAGCGGTGCTATGGATAGACTGCAATCCCGAGCAATGAATGCCTCACAAACGCTCAACGATATTACCGGATATACAGACatcgaggccatcaagcaTCAAAATGCCAAGCTAGAAGCAGACCTTGCAGCAGCTCATGAGCGGGTCCGTGAGGCTCGCCAGGAATACAAGACATCGAACGCTAGTCGTGCGACAACACAGCGTGAGGTCACAACACTATTGGCGCGGAAGGATAGCTGGTCCCCTATCGATCTTGAGCGCTTTACTGAGTTATATCGAGCCGATCATACCTTGGAGGGCAAGGTCGCATCGTCCCAAGAGGCTCTAACGgaggctgagatggaagaaCAGCGCCTTAGCCAGCAGCTAAATGCCGGAATCCTGAAACGTTACCATGAAGAGCAGATTTGGAGCGATCGCATTCGGCGGGCGAGCACTTGGGGTACATGGGGCCTGATGGGCATGAACTTCCTCTTGTTCGTTATCCTGCAGTTTGTGGCAGAGCcctggaagagaaggagactGGTCAGGGGTGTTGTAgctgaggagaaggctgTTCTCGAGGAGGTTCGTGGTGAACTTGAACAGGTCAAGCTGGCTATCGAGAACCAAAAGACCCTATCAACAGTTGAAGGAACCCCAGAGGCTGAGGCCGAGGCAACTGCTGAAGCCGTGGCATCAGAGAATGTGTTGCCGGGTGAGAGCCTCATGGTGGAGGAAACAAATTCCAGCCAGGAACCAGTTGCCACCTTTGAATCAGTGGCTGAAGCGCCTTTCTCAGGACCTCTACCCACGAGGACatggcaagaagctcttATGGATCCAGAATGGTGGAAAGCCAAATCACAAGACATCTACAGCGAGCGACGGATAGATCTTCGCATGCGAGACGTTTCATTATTGGTGCTGGAGGGCGCATTAGCAGGAGCTGTGTTTACAGGAAGTATTGCGCTGCTTTTGGTTCGAAGATCATGA